ATGTATAAAGATGATCACCTCTCTGATgttcaagaaaatacaaatagcctgaccaggcagtggcgcagtggatagagcatcggactgggatgcggaggacccaggttcaagaccgcgaggtcaccagcttgagcgcaggctcatctggtttgagcaaagctcaccagcttggatccaaggtcactggcttgagcaaggggttactcggtctgctgaaggctcacggtcaaggcacatatgagaaagcaatcaatgaacaactaaggtgttgcaatgaaaaactgatgattgatgcttctcatctctctcccttcctgtctgtccctatctatccctctctctgactctctttctctttaaaaagaaaataaaaataaaaataaagaaaatacaaataaaacactaAAGAGATACCATTCCCTGGGTTGctaaagcattttaaaactgATCATATTGCTGGGGAAAGGAAtgtcaaaactttttttaaatagtatttggcaatatctattaatatatataatatatatatttagagagaggagggggaagggagagagagagagagagagagagaagcatcaactcattgttccacttagttgggtcattgattgcttatgtgccccaaccggggctCGAACTGGCAACCTAGGGGTCGAGTCGGTGCCCCCAGGATCAAGCCAGCCACCACAGGATTGGCGACAGGATAAGCAACCCCAGGATCAAGCAGGCAAACCCAGCATtctgggccgatgttctatccactgtgccaccggccagggcacaatatctattaatattttaaatgctgcTTTATTTCCTGATCTGGATGCTGGACACATAGTGTGCTTGTGGTGTGAAAATTAATACAGCTTTCCACTATATTAAAACATTAACTCTATAAATTTGTTCTAGTAACTATAAAAAGTACATTTGAACACTTTTTATATGTATGTAAttctttaatacttttaaaaagaactgaGACCCAACTCAGCAATACTAGTTATagcattttttcttcattatgcagattgatttaaaaaaaagcagcaaacatcccaatttatttttcaaatgggcAATGTAAATGAAGAGGCAATTGACAGAAGACAAATCCAAATGGCCAATCCAAATGGACAGCAATCACAGAAAAATACTCATACTCCTGAGTCATCATAAAAATGCCAATTACAGTTACAAAGAGATAACACTTTTTACCCATACATTTAAGAACTAATGCCTGaatggtggtggtacagtggaataaagcatcaacccagacgCTGAGCTCTCGGGTTCGAAATCCCAAAATCCCGACGTCACTGGCTCTGAGTGTTGGCTCATCagcacagtgtcactggcttaagcaggggagtcatccacatgatcccaaagcttgccagcttgaacccaaaggttgctggcatgaaaagcccaaggagACACTGGCATGGCcttagtcaaggcatgtatagaaAGCTCAGTGTACAACCACAATGAAAGCAaatatgagctgatgcttctcactctctctcccttcctgtctctctctcaaaaaaaaatttttttacataaaaagagaaataacacccacttctggggtgaGGGCTTGATCGGGTTACTGATGGATTGTTAACAGCCTTTTAGGAAAAACAATCTAGCAATATCTATTAAATATTGCTTCAGTGAGGGGCTGTATGTCTGGTAATATTTTGTGCAATGTTGGGGGGGGAACTGGAGAGCTTCAGAAAGATTTTCAAAATGGTAAACCTAGACCATATTATggatctatactgctcacaaaaattaggggatattttataacttcatattcactttgaaatatcccctaatttttgtgagcagtatactatgAAGAGTAAATTAGATTGTATTGGCCTGGAGAGGTGAACATGAAACACTAGGTGACAAAAGGCAAAGTGATATatgtcattttgattttttaatgttgttatacAGTTTGTTGGTAGTGAGATTTATGGTTTAGAACTTAATCCCTGGAGCTAGGAGGGCTGCAGCTACACTTTGGTGTCACCATCTTCTCCCTTTATCTAAAGGGAGATAACCCCTCTGGGCTAGTGTCCTCGGCTGTAAAAGGAGGGTAATAATAACATCCATCTCACAAACCTGCTGGGAGCACATGCTGAGATAACTCGTGAAAAGTGCTTAGAGATGCTTGGTGCGCCATTCGACAGTATCGTGGGTATAAGCAGGATCTACCTGAGCATGTAAATACGGTGGAAGAAAACATACCACGCTGTTCTCATGGTGACCTCAGGTGTGTAGAGCCGGAGGAAGTGGGACACAGGGGGTTAACACTTTGCatccatttattttgttatcactaatatgtattatttttgtcctttttttttcaaggtgctttatttctttttaaaattttattatgtattggTTTGGGGCATACAGCTTactggttagacaatcatgtactctACGCAGTGTTCCCGCCCTGATATTTCCGGTACCtcaactggcaccatacataattatcacaatattattgattctATTGCTTATGCTTTACTTACATCCCTgttactattttgtaactaccaatttgtacttcttagtcccCTCACCTCTCTCACCCAGTGCCCCAacccttttgtcattttttaactcCACTAGAGtagcaggaaaggagaaagggcacCAGGCGGTCTACTCGATCTCCCACATGCTCTAGAGAGTGACCAAGGGTCCTGggcagagcagaggccccaggaAGCCTTCCGTCTCAGCAGGTGATCCCAATCCCCTGAGTGGCACTGGGCAAATGGTTGCTCATCCCTGGACCTGCTATTCCTTCCTGTGCACAGCAGAGCTCCTAGCCGCCCCCACGTAAAGTGTGTTGCTTACTACCAAGGGAAGAACTGAACTCGAGTCCTAACGGTGCTTATGTAGTACTATGAGTCAGGCATCGTCTGAGGGCTCAACCCTGCCAAACATTTAATCCCACATTGACCCAATTATTATCATCCCTATTTTGCTGGTGGGGAAAACTGGGGCACGGCAAGGTTAGGCCAGGCACTGGAATGTTACCAGAACTCAGTGCAGACAACCTGGCTCTGAATCCAGGCTCTAGGCCCCCGGTGTTCTACTGTATGGGCCACCAGGCTCAGaacatggcttccttcctccCAGCCTCAGTTTACTCAACTGTGAAATAGGCTTCCCAATACCCACCTCTTCAGATTGCTGAGAGGGTGGAATGGCATCGAACTTgggctgggagaagtgtctgaaaATGGCTGTCTGTTACCTCAGTCTCTGCTGGAAAAGGGAAGAGGCCCCGGGCCTCTCTCCAGTGTTAAGCTCCTGGTGAGCTGTCCCAAGCCCATTGGCCCAAGAGACCAAGCAGAGCAAGGATCCAGGCCTGAGTCTTCCAGAAACCACAGGGCAAAGTGCCCAGGGCTTGCGCGCCTCTCCCCGCTCCCACTCTCGGCTGGGTGAGGGGCCCCGTGACTTTTTCATCGGTTCCCCTTCCCCTGAGACCCAACCACACCGCATCCTCTTGCAAGAACGACCAGAGAAGGAAGCAGGGTCTGGGGTGCCATGTAACCCGAGAGGGAAGTCCAGCTAGGGTGTGAAGCAatgctctcctccccaccccctcgggCCCCAGCATATAAAAGTGGCCCGGGCTCCGCGCTCCGCGCTCCGAGCCAGCGCTGCGCGTCCTGCTGCCATGTCCCAGCTCTGCGTGCTGCTCGCCTGGGCCCTCCTCGCCCAACTTGGACTCGGAACCGGGGAGGAAGACTCAGCCTGCTGCGGCCCCATTGTGCCCCGGAAAGAGTGGCGGGCCCTGCCGTCCCGGTGCATCCAGGAGCTGAAACTGCCTGTGCGCTACGTGGTGGTGTCGCACACAGCGGGCAGCTCCTGTGACACCCCAGCCTTGTGCCGGCAGCAGGCCCAGAACGTGCAACACTACCATGCGCAGACACTGGACTTCTGTGACGTGGGCTACAAGTAAGtgcggggtgggggtgctggCCTGGGAGACAGCAGGCCCGCACTATCAGAGAgcccgcccccggccccgcccccgctgACAGCTGCGCTGCCAACTCAACCGCAGTGTCTTCCTTTCTCCCAGAGTCACCGCATAGGGCTGGCCATGCAGACAGCACAAAGATGCTAGGagatggggaaaggggtgaagtcCAAGTTCTGCTCCTTGGAGGGAGGGGCTTTGCCCACACACGAAAGTGCCATGTGTCTTTGTTAGGAGACAAACAACCAGGCTGGTTCCAGTCCCCAGCTCTGCTTATGGCTGCCTGAGACCCGGGGCAGGTAGTCAGGGTCTCAGCCCCCTCCTCTGCAGTCATGGAGTTGTGGCCTGCCTGATCAAATCACTCAGGACACTGCCTGGCATGTACCGGAGTCCCAAATCTGTGGATTATTGCCATTAGTCAGCGGCTACGTGCCAGGCCACGTGTCAAATGCTGGGATGGGGACAGAGCCATCAACAGTATGAATCCAGCCAGACTGGACTTAAAGACTATTAGGGAGAAATAAAGTCAGTCGGCACAATGGATTCAGATGGTGATGGAAGTGATGCCCAGAAGCTGAAACCAGGACTACATGGGCTCCTTTTGAAGGGCAGGGTGAGGGAACGTCTTCCTGTTAGGGTGGTTCTGACTTGGCTCCGGGATGGGCAGCTGAGGAAGTGTGATGAGCTAGGGGTACCTCAGGGAGGTGAGCTATGAGGGGCAGTGAGCGGGTCATGCCTGAAGGCCAGAGCTCAGGGCATTGGGGTAGCTGGAGGAATGATATGCAATGAGGAAGAGGGGATAGGAAGAGCCAGGTGACAAAGGACCTTATAAGCTACCATCAGGACTGGTTCTACTGACAAAGGCAGGAGCCAAGGGAGGGATGTGAGCCTCCTTATATAAAGGAAGCTCCCTCTGGCGGCTGTGGAGATACAGACACTAGGGCGCGAGAGCAGAACAGGATGCGGACAGATTAGATCTGTCCCTGGAGCCCATGGCCACCAGTGCCCTTTCCAGGGTAACAGGCTGGGGTCCAGCACAAGGGAACGTTTGATCCCTACAGGTTTTCACACCTTGGTAAACACCAGAATCACCTACTGAAAATGCATGTTCCCAGGACCCACGCTTAGAGGGCTTCAGTGAGGGGCTGTGGCAAGGCTGGGGAATCTGGAAACCTCACTTGGAGAACTCCAGAAACTTCCAAGGGCATCCCTCAGCTCTTCCAGATCAAGAGTTTACAATTCAGTTTCCAATGTGAAGGTTTTGTTTCCAAGTGTTCAAATTCTAAGTGTCCCCATGAAGTAACGAAGGCCAGCCCCTGGCTCCACTGCCTCTGGCCTAAATTGCCTTACAGAAAAGACAGTGAAATGATTCTCAGGTTTTAGGATTCAGTCTTATTCAAGCATTCTGAATCCTCCTTCCTTGTTGCGTCAAGCTCCCTCTCAGGGCCTCAGTCGTTCACTTGTAAAGCAAGGCTCCTGCCTGCACCCACCTGGTGGCGATGGTTAAGATTTACCTTAGACGCATCCATTTAATGAATAGACAAGGAGCACCAATCACCTATGCCACGTGCTGGGGACATAGCAGGGCCAAAACTGGCCCAGTCCTGAGGGTCACTGTGATATTTCTAGCCTCTTCAGAGCCCGACTCTCAgagtggcttctttttttttttttttttttttttaaatttattttttacagagacagagagtgagtcagagagagggatgggtagggtcagacagacaggaacggagaaagatgagaagcatcaatcattagtttttcattgcgtgttgcgacaccttagttgttcattgattgctttctcatatgtgccttgaccgtgggcctccagcagactgagtaaccccttgctggagccagcgaccttgggttcaagctggtgggctttttgctcaaaccagatgagcccgagctcaagctgccgacctcgaACCTGgattttccgcatcccagtccaacgctctatccactgcgccaccacctggtcaggcagagtggCTTCTTAAGTGGGAGATTCAGAACCTGAGACCCAGAAGTGCCAACATGCTGTGCATCATTGGTGATCTGTGAGCCAAGATGCTGATCTTCTAGTTAATTCCAACGTGCCATGTCAGACTCAATCGAGATGTGTTGAATGAGAGTCTTAAGGACCTGCCAGGATTGGAAACCTTAAAGTGGCAGATGCTGGAGCTCAGGGTCCACATCTGATTGTGACCCCAACCCTTCAGTCCCTGATACTGACACCAGAGTGGACCTCCAGCAGGCAACAGGAGGCAGGAAGCAGGCTGGGGTGAGGGCACTGGAGTTTCTCAGTGGAGATTTCTGAGGCAGGGACCTCTGGGGCATGAGCTGGGACAAATCACCTCACTTTCGACTCCCTCAGCTAAAAGTAGGGATGACAACAGTTTCTGCCTCAGAGGATTGCATGTGAGGACTCAGCAGACCAAAGCTCAACAAACCctccagggaggcaggagagagcaAGGAGTCAGATCCCGGGGCTGGAAGTCACAAGGACCTGGGtgaaaatcctggctctgcccctgactagctgtgtgaccatgggcagGTATCTCCACCTTGCTGATTATCTACAGCAGTGGtacccaacccccgggccgtagaccggtaccggtccgcagagaaagaataaataacttaaattatttccgttttatttatatttaagtctgaacaatgttttattttttaaaaatgaccagattccctctgttacatccgtctaagactcactcttgacgcttgtctcggtcacgtgatacatttattcgtcccaccctaaaggctggtccatgaaaatattttctgacattaaactggtccgtggcccaaaaaaggttggggaccactgatctacagaATGGGGGCAGTAGTGACTCATGAGTTACTATGAGGATGAAACAAGGTGTGTACAGAACTGTGCTTGGCCTTTTAGGGGCCACTGTCATTGTTCTTATTGAAGATGAGGGGATAAAAAGGAGTGTGGGAGAAATTGTGTGAGTGGCAGGAACAGGGGCAAGGCaagtggaggaggggaagggagtccTCTCCCAGGAAGCCCTCCTTCCTGCATCAacctccctcaccccccctccccacagcttcCTGATTGGAGAAGATGGGCTCGTGTATGAGGGCCGGGGCTGGAACACCAAGGGTGACCATGCAGGTGTCACCTGGAACCCCATATCCATCGGCATCACTTTCATGGGCAACTACATGGGTGAGTGACTGTCCTGCAGGTCAGGAAAGGGGGCTGACATGGGCCCGGGGGAGGGCACATTGTGGTGTGTAGCTGTTGAGAGGCTCTGCCACCCACAAGCTCTGTGACCTTTGATAAGTGACTCAGCTTTTCAGGgcttcattttctcctttgtggATAGTGACCATTTTCAACAGCACAGTTCAGAGGAGGATTACTCCATATAAAAGTACTTAGGCTAAGAAGTGCTTGAAGTACTGTGGTGGGTAGGCCCCAAGGCCTGGGGACAGAGGGCAAATGAGCAAGAACCATAACAGCCACACACACTGCACCAGGCACCATCGGTGGGCTTTACCTAAAGTAACTCATTTTATGGCCCCATAACCCTGTGGCAGGTGCCATTATTCTCTTCTTTCACATAGGAggaaactggggcacagaggttAAGTCATTGCTAGAGAGTGGCAGACTGGGTTTGGGGCCCTAGGGAGCCAGGTGGGAATGCACAATTGGAACCACTACCCCACACTACTTCTGCCCTTGAGGAAGCTCCAACTTaactcctgcctctgcctcccccagaGCGGTCACCCCCACCACGGGCCATCCGGGCAGCCAAGAGTCTGCTGGCTTGTGGAGTGGCACGGGGAGCTCTGCTATCCAACTACGAGGTCAAAGGGCACCGGGATGTGCAGCAGACGCTCTCTCCAGGGGACCAGCTCTACGAAATCATCCAGAAATGGCCACATTACAGGGAGTAAGCCCTTGTCTATCTCCAACCCCAGTCATAAATccacagcctcccctccccctccaataAAGATGCAACTCAAACTGTACTTCTGTATCTGCCACATGCTCCCCTCCCCACATCCCTCCcagacctcagccaccccccccccccacctcccagcacTCTGTCCTCACTGGTGCTCAAAACCCAGAGATGCTAGCTCAGAAGGCACATCACAGCTCAGAACCCAGAGGTGTCAGGTCAGAGTGCAGGAATCAGCACCAAGCCAGCCCAGATGTCACCAGCAGCAGCTCGGGGGGGTCTCCCGGGCAGTGAACCATGCTACAAAACACCCCTCTCCACCACACAGCCAGACATCCTGTGCAGAATCTCTGCTTAGTCCCCTCTGAGGACGGGCTGCTCAGTAATGCCCACAGGTCTCCAACTTTCACGGCTTTAGAGAATGCAAATTTTTCCTGAGCCTGAAACCAAATCTGCCCCTCAGTCACACAAACATGCCCAGAAACAGGCCCCAACTACACCTCCCCCCTGTATACATACCTACCCCCTCCACTCCCACTCTTCAATCATAAGGTGAGGGATCCCAAGGgcaaatatgtttatttataaaatgcacaTACCCTCCGTCCCAGCATGCGATGcctgggggagcaggaggggtaAGGGCCTCACACATTTGATACCCTAAAAGCaccaggaggggcggggcctgggcggAGCTGGAAACACACAAGCCCCACCCCCACGCTGAATCCAAAGGTGGATAGGGGACAGAGGGACAATGCTCCCTCTCCGAGGTCATGATCGAGTGTCCAGTCGGTTCATGTATTCCTGCAAGGCCTTCAAACGGGAGTCTATTTCGGCCATGTCGGGCGCCTGGTAGTCGGAGCAGTACTCTGTGAGAGCAGGCATGGGTGTGGAGGGCTGTGAGGGGCCTGAAGCCACAGAGACCTCCAGGGCCCAACACGCTGCCAGCAGGCTCTGGGGCATGAGGGGGAGATGTGGAGTCCCAGCCTCACCTTTGTTGGGGACCCAGCCCCCCGAATTGGCCAGATGTCTCTGATGGCGGCTTCGTTCCACAGGGGTGGACTTCTGCAGCTGAGGAAGGCATGCAAGGGGTCAGGCACCCTCCCTCTATTCCTGTCCCCCGAAATCCCACAAGAAAATTCTGAACTTAAGgacctcagaaaaaaataacatctgaCATCTTTTAGGCACCTatacaaaataactttttaactTCACCAGAACCCTCTGAGGTGAATACTATCATCTTCATTTACtgataaagaaaatgagacagaggCTGACGACCTCGGAATCACACAGGTGGTATGAGGCGATTTGTGGCCCAAGCTGATGGTCTTAACTAgcctctgcccacagcccacccccatccTCCCCTCCAGTCCAGTGGTCTGCAAAGTGTCCAGAGCCATTTGAGAGGCATGTCTACAACGTGACACCCGGAAGAGAACCACGGAGAAGGGAACATTGGCTTCTGGCGGTTTCATCTGCCCCTCCTCCAAAGCCTGAGGAAAGGCACTCACCATATTGGACCCACTCAAGGTTGTGGGGCTGAGGTGCTTCCCGCGGCGGCGAACACTGAAGAAGGCGGATTGAAGGACCAATGGGAAGAGTCTTTGGCACCTCCCATCTCCCCCTCTCCGAGTTTCAAGGCTCCGTCACTTAATTTCCCCACAAAAGACTGTTTCCTGTCTCCCAGACGAACGTTTGGAGGCGGTCCTTTCCCCCCACCCAAGTTTTACCCTCCATGGAGGGATTCAGAGAAATCCTCGAACTCGCTGCAGGAGCTGGCGGACGAGCAGCGGCTGCGGAAACTGTCCACTAGAGGGAGGAGGAGACGGTGAGCCGCCAGCACTCTCCGGCCCCGCCCGGCCCACCTGCCGGCCCGGCGCGCTCCAGCCCGGTTACCTGAGGAGCTGCGGTTTCGAGAGCGGCTAGCCGCGTTCCCTCGACCGGTCACGGGAGCAGAGGGACGAGTCTGGCGAGCCCAGGAGATGGACGGCGCGTCCCCGCTTCCTCCGCTGCCGAATCGGTTCCGCTGCTGCCTGGGGAACCGAAAGGAGACTGCGCCTGTGCGCCTGACTAAGGCGGGGAAGGGCATCGCGGCGCCCCCGTGGGTCACAGCCGGGGCGGTGACCCGCCTGAGGTCAtgcaagggaaggaaagagatggagcGGGTGACCAGAGGATGGTGACAGATGGGAGACGGGGACAAATGAGGGTACTGGTAAAGAGGCAAGGATATGGGCAGGTGAAGAGGAAATGGACGCTAACTTCATCTTGATTTCTCTCAGTTTCTTCTCCTTGGCTTTCACAAAGGCTGTGGGGTCAAAGCGGGGCATACGACCACctaggatggggtggggtggggtgtggagtGAAGAAGCTGCGGTCACGGGATCGTGCCTCCACCGCTCTAGTCCGTTCCATGTCCTCCCACAGGAAGGGCAGGGCTGGCACAAACCTGTGGGcgagggagaggggcaggcagggtggCCTCGACTCCGGCCCCCGCGGCCACTCTCCCGGGATGAGGAGCGGGCGGCGCCGCGGCCACGCGACGTGGAGCGCTCCCGGGACGATGAAGCCCTGTCCTCCCGGGCTGGGTGTGGCACCACTGGTGGAGTCCGTCTCCTGGGAGCGCAGGGCCCCACTGTCAGTTTCCCACCGGCCATAACAACTCCTATCCCAAGCCTCCCCCGGACTTCATCATCTTCGAATCTTCAGGCCCATTAGTTTCTAGACCTTCACAGAACCTTCTCCTAGGCTCTGCCCTCAAGAAGTCCCATTACCCCTTCCAAAAAAAACCACCTGCCATTCCCGACAGCCTACCTACCTACCCCCTTCACCTGACCCTCCTCCTGAGGTCTCCCACAGCTACCTGGTTTTCTGTCACCAATTTTCCACCACCCACCCCCAATAAACACCTGCAGAGATCATCCAGATCCCCACCTGCTGGGTCGCGCCTTTTCGTTCAGCCCTcaggccctgcccctccccagtcCCTTAGTCCAGCCCCAACCTCCTGAAAGCCGCTTCAAGCCCTGCCCATCCCTCCCGACCCCATTCACCTTTTTCCAACTATCCTAAGCCCCTACGCCGCCCCGCCCACAGTCCGTTAGGCTTCTCCTACCCCTTCAGGCCCGCCCATCCTCAGGCTCCACCCACCCGCTCCATCCAGCCCGGGCCCCGCCCAACCTCCCTCAGACTCCGCCCGGCCCCGCTGGTCCGCAGCCCACCTGCAGGCGGGGTCGGCTGCTCTGAGGCCCCGCCCCCGAGCCacgcccctcaccccctcctgtACGTGGCCAGCTCGCTGTTCAGCGTCTTCAGCCGGGCGCGCAGGCTCCGCTCTGATGCCTTCACCTCTTCCAGCTGCCGGGAGGAGACAGGAGGGCAGAAGTCCAATCTGAGGCCCAGGTCTGCCCGAAAGCCACCCCCGCCGGCCGCAGCGCTCCCTCACCTCCTTCGCCAGGCGGCGGCAGTCTTGGCTGCGGCGGCCAGACCCGCGGGTCCCGAGCCCGCGCTCTTGCCGCAGTTCCAGCTCCAGCCCGCGCACGAGCCCGCGCAGCGCCTCGGCCTCCTGGCGCGCGGCCCGCCCGGCCAGCGCCTCCTCGCGCGATCGCCCCAGCTGGACCTCCAGCTCGCGCTTCTCAGCAGCCAGGCGCGACACCCTGGCGGAGGAGATAGAGGGAAGAAAGCGAAAGctagggggcggggaggggagcagaggggaacGGTCCTTTCATCCCTATTCCTCCCAGGAGTGGGAACGCACCATCATttcatctcccctcctccaccttctccccacGTTACAAGGAGCATGGCCACATCACCGCCATCCACCCCATGGGCAGACACAGCTGTGTTGAGCTCTAATTCCAAAATATCACTGACCTGTCCTCTATAACCTCAGAGCCCAACCCTGAGGTCCCgaccccagcccagcctccccctGACCCCTTAGCCCGGTGTCACTGCCTCCCACTCACCAGGAGACTttgtaaaatgcaaatataattagGTCACTACAGTGCTCAAAACCCTTCTTTGAGAAAAAGATGTGCACACAAGGCTATTAACTTGCAGCCCTATTTGTGATAGCAAAAgagtggaaataaccaaactgtaCACCAACAAAGAACTAGTTGGATTTCTAAGGTAGATCCACTAAACTGAGTGCCACACAACTAGAAGAAGGAACAAAGAAGAGCTCTATGTCCTGTCACCAAGTGGTGGCCAGGATGTAAGTTTAAAAACAGTGCAGAAAAatgtttagtatatatttttacataaaaggaAAAGGGGAATTATACATTATATGTGTTCATATTGTCTAAAATATATAAGGATAaatcaaaaaagttttaaaagcagGAACAGCAGTGACAATAGGGATACAAGCAGGACCCCTCTGCATGTactctttttctggttttgaattTAAACTAGGAAAATATtgtatgtaaataaattttaacaaaatcaattgctaaaatttttaaaagaaactggctcagcctgactggtggtggcgcagtgcacagagtgtcgacctgggacgctgaggatccaggatggaagccctgaggtcgccagcttgagcacatgatcaccgagcatgggatcatcgacaggattccatggtcactggcttgagctcaaaggtcactggcttgagcaaggggtcactggctctgctgaagcctcccagtcaaggcagatatgagaagcaatcagtgaacaactaacacaacgcaactacgagttgatgcttctcatctctctcccttcctccctccctctgtcccttttttcctctctcactaaaaaaaaaaaggaaaagaaaaaaaactggttCAAACAGATCCAACTATATCAAAGTTAGTGGCATACTGGAAAATCATGTCAAGTGaccaaaaagctttatttttagcaAGTAGGAAACAATATAAGGACAAAAAGAACTGCAAAGAAATCTAAACTTCATTCAGTACTCTTTTTTtagcgaaagagagagacacacagagagaaagagacagacaggaaaggagatgaaaagcatGACCTTATAGTTGTACCACTTTTATTGTtcactgaatgctttctcatatgtgccttgactggggagttccagcagagccagtgaccccttgctcaagccagagaccttgggctcaagccaggaaccatgaggtcatgtctatgctcaAGCTtgtaaccccgtgctcaagctggcaaccttggggttttgaacctgggtcctcagcatcctgggtcaatgctctatccactgtaccacctcctggtcaggctcagtactCTTGGTAGTAGTAATTATATTGGTATTATTAggataaagaatataaataatcaCATTACTATTACTAGAAACTAAGATATTCAGTATGAGAAAAGACATACAaatcaaagaggttaaataaatagacgtcatttttctatttctaaaaaccTATCTACTTTCTGACTCCACTAAAAAGGCCTAAAAGCTATGTCAACCCAATGGCAACAAGCACCCCCAACAACCAGATAGACTGTGATCTATAAATACAACTTCCCACTAAAAGAAACCAGAGCTCCTTGGAAAAATTACTTATACCAGTTCTGAGgctagaaaagcaaaagaaagtccAAACATCTTGACTTTCCAGAAAACATGGAAGCCATCAAAAATTATGGGGGTCATTTCAAAAGAAAGTAGGAGTCAA
The Saccopteryx bilineata isolate mSacBil1 chromosome 3, mSacBil1_pri_phased_curated, whole genome shotgun sequence DNA segment above includes these coding regions:
- the PGLYRP1 gene encoding peptidoglycan recognition protein 1, with the protein product MSQLCVLLAWALLAQLGLGTGEEDSACCGPIVPRKEWRALPSRCIQELKLPVRYVVVSHTAGSSCDTPALCRQQAQNVQHYHAQTLDFCDVGYNFLIGEDGLVYEGRGWNTKGDHAGVTWNPISIGITFMGNYMERSPPPRAIRAAKSLLACGVARGALLSNYEVKGHRDVQQTLSPGDQLYEIIQKWPHYRE
- the CCDC61 gene encoding centrosomal protein CCDC61 isoform X1; amino-acid sequence: MTLAMDQPAGLQVDYVFRGMEHTVRVVVSGQVLELEVEDRMTADQWRGEFDASFIEDLTHKTGNFKQFNIFCNMLESALTQSSESVTLDLLTYTDLESLRNRKMGGRPGPLASRSAQLNSKRYLILIYSVEFDRIHYPLPLPYQGKPDPVVLQGVIRSLKEELGRLRGLDGQDPRNIRDSEIWHLREQVSRLAAEKRELEVQLGRSREEALAGRAARQEAEALRGLVRGLELELRQERGLGTRGSGRRSQDCRRLAKELEEVKASERSLRARLKTLNSELATYRRGRRTPPVVPHPAREDRASSSRERSTSRGRGAARSSSRESGRGGRSRGHPACPSPSPTASSLHTPPHPILGGRMPRFDPTAFVKAKEKKLREIKMKQQRNRFGSGGSGDAPSISWARQTRPSAPVTGRGNAASRSRNRSSSVDSFRSRCSSASSCSEFEDFSESLHGGVRRRGKHLSPTTLSGSNMLQKSTPVERSRHQRHLANSGGWVPNKEYCSDYQAPDMAEIDSRLKALQEYMNRLDTRS
- the CCDC61 gene encoding centrosomal protein CCDC61 isoform X2, which produces MTLAMDQPAGLQVDYVFRGMEHTVRVVVSGQVLELEVEDRMTADQWRGEFDASFIEDLTHKTGNFKQFNIFCNMLESALTQSSESVTLDLLTYTDLESLRNRKMGGRPGPLASRSAQLNSKRYLILIYSVEFDRIHYPLPLPYQGKPDPVVLQGVIRSLKEELGRLRGLDGQDPRNIRDSEIWHLREQVSRLAAEKRELEVQLGRSREEALAGRAARQEAEALRGLVRGLELELRQERGLGTRGSGRRSQDCRRLAKELEEVKASERSLRARLKTLNSELATYRRGRRTPPVVPHPAREDRASSSRERSTSRGRGAARSSSRESGRGGRSRGHPACPSPSPTGGRMPRFDPTAFVKAKEKKLREIKMKQQRNRFGSGGSGDAPSISWARQTRPSAPVTGRGNAASRSRNRSSSVDSFRSRCSSASSCSEFEDFSESLHGGVRRRGKHLSPTTLSGSNMLQKSTPVERSRHQRHLANSGGWVPNKEYCSDYQAPDMAEIDSRLKALQEYMNRLDTRS